From Candidatus Binatia bacterium, a single genomic window includes:
- a CDS encoding CPBP family intramembrane glutamic endopeptidase, translated as MKTLFLGPTGVRAGWRFLAYVALLVGLETTLQRLAPFVLTALHLDENTLNAPAFVVAEIFEGVAVFGATAVLAAFERRRIDAYGLPVRLAFGRRFWEGVVLGALMAGGVAVAMIAVGAMVVHGVALHGADLIVEAVLWLVVMLLVGFNEEYMFRGYPLQALTRGIGFWPAAVVLSLLFGAAHLNKADENAIDIANIVVLGLLICLTLQRTGSLWLAVGFHCSFDFMQFFVIGTRNGGAQPVGHLLDVTFPGPAWANGGPLGTEASYFMLPAIALMLAYILVRYPKPRPLITTEATASSGSR; from the coding sequence ATGAAGACGCTCTTCCTCGGCCCCACCGGCGTCCGCGCCGGATGGCGCTTCCTCGCCTACGTCGCGCTCCTGGTCGGGCTCGAGACGACGCTGCAGCGGCTCGCGCCCTTCGTGCTGACGGCGCTGCATCTCGACGAGAACACGCTCAACGCGCCGGCGTTCGTCGTCGCTGAAATTTTCGAGGGCGTCGCGGTCTTCGGCGCGACCGCCGTGCTCGCGGCCTTTGAGCGCCGGCGGATTGATGCGTACGGCCTGCCGGTTCGCCTAGCGTTCGGCCGGCGGTTTTGGGAAGGCGTCGTGCTTGGCGCGCTCATGGCGGGCGGCGTCGCGGTGGCGATGATCGCCGTCGGAGCGATGGTCGTGCACGGCGTCGCGTTGCACGGCGCCGATCTCATCGTCGAGGCGGTGCTCTGGCTGGTCGTCATGCTCCTCGTCGGATTCAACGAGGAGTATATGTTCCGCGGCTACCCGCTGCAGGCGCTGACCCGCGGCATCGGTTTCTGGCCCGCCGCCGTCGTGCTCTCGCTGCTCTTCGGTGCGGCGCACCTCAACAAAGCCGATGAGAACGCGATCGACATCGCGAACATCGTCGTGCTCGGCCTGCTCATCTGCTTGACGCTGCAACGGACCGGCTCGCTCTGGCTCGCCGTCGGCTTCCATTGCAGCTTCGACTTCATGCAGTTCTTCGTCATCGGCACGCGCAACGGCGGCGCACAGCCGGTCGGACACCTCCTCGACGTCACCTTCCCCGGCCCGGCGTGGGCGAACGGCGGTCCGCTCGGTACCGAGGCGAGTTACTTCATGCTTCCCGCGATCGCGCTGATGCTTGCCTACATCCTCGTGCGCTATCCGAAGCCGAGGCCGTTGATCACAACGGAAGCCACTGCGAGTTCAGGCAGTCGTTAA